One Bradyrhizobium sp. ISRA464 genomic window carries:
- a CDS encoding alpha-D-ribose 1-methylphosphonate 5-phosphate C-P-lyase PhnJ — MNAPTYNFAYLDEQTKRMIRRAILKAIAIPGYQVPFASREMPMPYGWGTGGVQVTAAILGPNDVLKVIDQGSDDTTNAISIRKFFGKTAGVATTTSTTDATVIQTRHRIPEAPLHAGQVLVYQVPIPEPLRFLEPRETETRRMHALAEYGLMHVKLYEDIARFGHIATAYAYPVKVNARYVMDPSPTPKFDNPKMDNCPALQLFGAGREKRIYAIPPHTTVVSLDFEDHPFTRYRFDAPCALCGADDSYLDEIVTDDKGGRMFVCSDTDFCEQRQEAGHHGALSAAPHKEKAHV, encoded by the coding sequence ATGAACGCGCCGACTTACAACTTCGCCTATCTCGACGAGCAGACCAAACGGATGATCCGCCGTGCGATCCTGAAGGCGATCGCGATTCCCGGCTATCAGGTGCCGTTCGCGAGCCGCGAGATGCCGATGCCCTATGGCTGGGGCACCGGCGGCGTGCAGGTCACCGCGGCGATCCTCGGCCCGAACGACGTGCTGAAGGTGATCGACCAGGGCTCGGACGACACCACCAATGCGATCTCGATTCGCAAGTTCTTCGGCAAGACCGCGGGTGTGGCGACCACGACCTCGACCACGGATGCGACCGTGATCCAGACCCGGCATCGCATTCCGGAGGCGCCGCTGCATGCGGGCCAGGTGCTGGTCTACCAGGTGCCGATCCCGGAGCCCTTGCGCTTCCTCGAGCCGCGCGAGACCGAGACGCGGCGCATGCACGCGCTCGCCGAATACGGGCTGATGCATGTGAAGCTCTACGAGGACATCGCGCGGTTCGGCCACATCGCGACCGCCTACGCCTATCCGGTGAAGGTGAACGCGCGCTACGTGATGGATCCGTCGCCGACGCCGAAATTCGACAATCCGAAGATGGACAATTGCCCGGCGCTGCAATTGTTCGGCGCTGGCCGCGAGAAGCGCATCTACGCGATCCCGCCGCACACCACGGTGGTCTCGCTCGATTTCGAGGATCACCCGTTCACGCGCTACCGTTTCGATGCGCCGTGTGCGCTGTGCGGCGCCGACGATTCCTATCTCGACGAGATCGTGACCGACGACAAGGGCGGGCGGATGTTCGTCTGCTCCGACACCGATTTCTGCGAGCAGCGCCAGGAGGCCGGACATCACGGCGCGCTGAGCGCAGCGCCGCACAAGGAGAAGGCGCATGTCTGA
- the phnK gene encoding phosphonate C-P lyase system protein PhnK, which produces MSELSRLDNDQPLLVAEGLAKNYGQLAACRDVSFSLYAGEVLAIVGESGSGKSTLLQLLSAQLAPSAGRVSYRMRDGVLRDLAGLGEAERRFLFRTDWGYVHQDPAQGLRMAVSAGANVGERLMAVGWNHYGRIRDTASNWLERVEIDVGRIDDAPKTYSGGMRQRLQIARNLVTEPRLVFMDEPTGGLDVSVQARLLDLMRNLVSELGLAAIVVTHDLAVARLLSHRVMVMKGGRVIETGLTDQVLDDPREPYTQVLVSSILPP; this is translated from the coding sequence ATGTCTGAGCTGTCCCGCCTCGACAACGACCAGCCGCTGCTGGTCGCCGAAGGGCTTGCCAAGAACTATGGCCAGCTCGCGGCCTGTCGCGACGTCTCCTTCTCGCTCTATGCCGGCGAGGTGCTGGCGATCGTCGGCGAATCCGGCTCGGGCAAGTCGACCCTGCTGCAGCTTCTGTCGGCGCAACTCGCGCCGAGCGCGGGACGGGTGTCCTACCGGATGCGCGACGGCGTGCTGCGCGATCTTGCCGGCCTCGGCGAAGCCGAGCGGCGCTTTCTGTTCCGCACCGATTGGGGTTACGTGCACCAGGATCCAGCGCAGGGATTGCGCATGGCGGTCTCGGCCGGCGCCAATGTCGGCGAGCGGCTGATGGCGGTCGGCTGGAATCATTACGGCCGGATCCGCGACACCGCGTCAAACTGGCTTGAGCGGGTCGAGATCGATGTCGGCCGTATCGACGATGCACCCAAGACCTATTCGGGCGGCATGCGGCAGCGGCTGCAGATCGCGCGCAATCTCGTCACCGAGCCGCGGCTGGTGTTCATGGACGAGCCGACCGGGGGCCTCGACGTCTCGGTGCAGGCACGCCTGCTCGACCTGATGCGCAACCTCGTCAGCGAGCTCGGCCTCGCCGCCATCGTCGTCACCCACGATCTCGCCGTCGCGCGGTTGCTGTCGCACCGTGTGATGGTGATGAAGGGCGGCCGCGTCATCGAAACCGGATTGACCGACCAGGTGCTCGACGATCCGCGCGAGCCCTATACGCAAGTGCTCGTTTCCTCGATTCTGCCGCCATGA
- the phnL gene encoding phosphonate C-P lyase system protein PhnL yields MTAMIELANAEKTFTMHLQGGVELPVVRGVSFHVEPGECVVLSGPSGAGKSSILKMIFGNYRCDSGRIGIRHHGTVIDLATAEPRQVLSIRRSTIGYVSQFLRAVPRVATIDVVAEPLIANGVAREEARERAGRLLRRLNIPERLWPLPPSTFSGGEQQRVNIARGFISDLPILLLDEPTASLDAANRAVVVELIGEKKTKGVAMVAIVHDDEIRHLIADRIVDVTSFAAAA; encoded by the coding sequence ATGACCGCGATGATCGAACTTGCCAATGCCGAAAAGACCTTCACCATGCATCTGCAGGGCGGTGTCGAACTGCCTGTGGTGCGCGGCGTGTCGTTCCACGTCGAGCCGGGCGAATGCGTGGTGCTGTCGGGCCCCTCGGGCGCCGGCAAATCCTCGATCCTGAAGATGATCTTCGGCAACTACCGCTGCGACAGCGGCCGGATCGGCATCCGCCACCATGGCACGGTGATCGACCTCGCCACGGCCGAGCCGCGCCAGGTGCTGAGCATCCGCCGCTCGACCATCGGCTATGTCAGCCAGTTCCTGCGCGCCGTGCCGCGGGTGGCGACGATCGACGTCGTCGCCGAACCTCTGATCGCCAACGGCGTCGCGCGCGAGGAAGCTCGCGAGCGTGCCGGCCGCCTGCTGCGCCGGCTCAACATTCCGGAGCGGCTGTGGCCGCTGCCGCCCTCGACCTTCTCCGGCGGCGAGCAGCAGCGCGTCAACATCGCGCGTGGCTTCATCTCGGATTTGCCGATACTGCTGCTGGACGAGCCGACCGCCTCGCTCGATGCCGCGAATCGTGCCGTGGTGGTCGAGCTGATCGGCGAAAAGAAGACAAAGGGCGTCGCGATGGTCGCGATCGTTCATGACGATGAGATCCGCCATTTGATTGCCGACCGCATCGTCGACGTGACCTCGTTTGCCGCTGCCGCCTGA
- a CDS encoding alpha-D-ribose 1-methylphosphonate 5-triphosphate diphosphatase — translation MTAKQDTIIGNARVVLADRVIEQGWVAIADGKIACYGEGRAPEATEDAGGDLIMPGMIELHTDHLEMHYVPRPKVYWDPVAAVISYDGQLATSGITTVLDSLRVWREEGAEGVDGRAGLLAEAIAAAREENLLRADHFLHLRCEIPMPDVVAEAKELIDRPDVRLMSLMDHTPGQRQFRDEVKLRDYYRGKGGGMTDAQLDVLFAKRFAYQKEYAATNMRAIVALAHEYKIPLASHDDTTDENVADAVNDKVSVAEFPTTMEAARGLHAAGIDILMGAPNVVRGGSHSGNIAAVDLAREGMLDILSSDYIPSSLLMAALQLPQRVPTIDLASAVRTVTKTPAEAVGLADRGEIAVGKRADLIRVHIARDLPVVRSVWREGGRVA, via the coding sequence ATGACTGCCAAGCAAGACACCATCATCGGCAACGCCCGGGTCGTCCTCGCCGATCGCGTGATCGAGCAGGGCTGGGTCGCCATCGCCGACGGCAAGATCGCCTGTTACGGCGAGGGCCGGGCGCCCGAGGCAACTGAGGACGCCGGCGGCGACCTGATCATGCCCGGGATGATCGAGCTGCACACCGATCATCTCGAGATGCACTACGTGCCGCGGCCCAAGGTGTACTGGGATCCGGTGGCGGCCGTGATCTCCTATGACGGGCAGCTCGCGACCTCCGGCATCACCACGGTGCTGGATTCGCTCCGCGTCTGGCGTGAGGAGGGCGCGGAGGGTGTCGATGGCCGCGCCGGTCTGCTGGCCGAGGCGATCGCGGCGGCGCGCGAGGAGAACCTGCTGCGCGCCGACCATTTCCTGCATCTGCGCTGCGAAATCCCGATGCCCGATGTGGTCGCGGAAGCCAAGGAGCTGATCGATCGCCCGGATGTGCGGCTGATGTCGCTGATGGACCACACGCCGGGCCAGCGCCAGTTCCGCGACGAGGTGAAGCTGCGCGACTACTACCGCGGCAAGGGCGGCGGCATGACCGACGCCCAGCTCGACGTGCTCTTCGCAAAGCGCTTCGCCTATCAGAAGGAATATGCCGCGACCAATATGCGCGCGATCGTGGCGCTGGCGCATGAGTACAAGATCCCGCTGGCGAGCCACGACGACACCACGGACGAGAACGTCGCCGACGCCGTCAACGACAAGGTGTCGGTCGCGGAGTTTCCGACCACGATGGAAGCCGCGCGTGGGCTGCACGCCGCCGGCATCGACATCCTGATGGGAGCGCCGAACGTCGTGCGCGGCGGTTCGCATTCCGGCAACATCGCGGCCGTCGATCTGGCCCGCGAGGGCATGCTCGACATTCTGTCGTCGGACTATATCCCGTCGAGCCTGTTGATGGCGGCGCTGCAATTGCCGCAGCGCGTGCCGACGATCGATCTCGCATCCGCCGTCCGCACCGTGACGAAAACACCGGCAGAGGCGGTCGGCCTCGCCGATCGTGGCGAGATCGCGGTCGGCAAGCGTGCCGATTTGATCCGCGTGCACATCGCGCGCGACCTGCCGGTCGTGCGCAGCGTCTGGCGCGAAGGGGGGCGGGTCGCATGA
- the phnN gene encoding phosphonate metabolism protein/1,5-bisphosphokinase (PRPP-forming) PhnN — MSNAPAFTEPRAGAIGPGRLVLVVGPSGAGKDTLLGLAKTACADDRNIVFPRRLITREASASEDNEEVSAEAFQRAVAGGDYAMHWEAHGHRYALSRAIDDEIRAGRTVIANVSRTVISAARRNYANVVVVLITAPPDVLAARLAMRARASDGRLEQRLARTIDETTASPDFTIVNSGTAEYHARQLVRVIKDERWDG, encoded by the coding sequence ATGAGTAATGCTCCCGCCTTCACCGAGCCGCGTGCCGGCGCGATCGGCCCGGGACGGCTGGTGCTGGTGGTCGGTCCGAGCGGTGCCGGCAAGGACACGCTGCTGGGATTGGCGAAGACGGCCTGCGCCGACGACCGCAACATCGTGTTTCCGCGCCGCCTGATCACCCGCGAGGCGTCGGCTTCGGAAGACAACGAGGAGGTCAGCGCGGAGGCCTTCCAGCGCGCGGTGGCGGGCGGCGACTATGCCATGCACTGGGAAGCCCATGGGCACCGCTATGCGCTGTCGCGGGCGATTGACGATGAGATCCGTGCCGGCCGCACCGTGATCGCTAACGTCTCGCGCACGGTGATATCGGCCGCGCGCCGCAACTATGCCAATGTCGTGGTCGTTTTGATCACCGCGCCGCCGGATGTCCTCGCTGCGCGGCTCGCGATGCGGGCACGCGCCAGCGACGGACGGCTGGAGCAACGGCTGGCGCGCACGATCGACGAGACCACCGCGTCGCCGGACTTCACCATCGTCAATTCGGGTACCGCCGAATATCACGCGCGGCAGCTTGTCCGCGTCATCAAGGACGAGCGCTGGGACGGCTAG
- a CDS encoding pyridoxamine 5'-phosphate oxidase family protein: protein MSVIETIEQLEAIYGFPNDASTVKVADRVTPLYRALIEKSPFVSLATAGPEGLDCSPRGDLPGFVRVHDEKTLMMPDRRGNNRCDSLRNIVRDPRVGLLFLIPGSGSTLRVNGRAYVTAEPELLASFKMEGKAPRTVIVMTVEEMYFQCARAIVRSDLWNPEKRVDPKTLPTPGQILAEMSKNTVGGEKYDREWPERARQTMW, encoded by the coding sequence ATGTCGGTGATTGAAACGATCGAGCAGCTCGAGGCGATCTACGGCTTTCCAAACGACGCCTCGACCGTGAAGGTCGCGGACCGGGTCACGCCGCTCTACCGCGCGCTCATCGAAAAATCGCCGTTCGTGTCGCTTGCAACCGCCGGACCCGAGGGACTCGATTGCTCGCCGCGCGGCGATCTGCCGGGATTCGTTCGCGTCCACGACGAGAAGACGCTGATGATGCCGGATCGCCGCGGCAACAACCGCTGCGATTCGCTGCGCAACATTGTTCGCGATCCCCGCGTCGGGCTGTTGTTCCTGATCCCGGGCTCGGGCAGCACGCTGCGCGTCAACGGCCGCGCCTATGTCACAGCCGAGCCTGAGCTGCTTGCCTCGTTCAAGATGGAGGGGAAGGCGCCGCGCACGGTCATCGTGATGACCGTCGAGGAGATGTATTTCCAGTGTGCCCGCGCGATCGTGCGTTCCGACCTCTGGAATCCCGAGAAGCGGGTTGATCCCAAGACGTTGCCGACGCCCGGCCAGATCCTCGCCGAGATGAGCAAGAACACAGTCGGTGGCGAAAAATACGATCGGGAATGGCCCGAGCGCGCGCGGCAGACGATGTGGTGA
- a CDS encoding IS701 family transposase has product MIRDLMIGGASVEDTLTLWASSLRDAKQRIRPLFTQERVAASAGQFLDGLLGNEPRKTGWMRAEAAGDPGPWRQQAILGRGQWDADALRDIVREYALETLGDEDAVLVIDETGFLKQGKASCGVARQYTGSAGKITNCQIGVFASYVSRHGHAFIDRALYLPKEWTDEPARLKAAHVPSDVSFATKPRIAHQMIARAIAAKVPFSFVAADSVYGTGAIETLLRKAGKGYVLGVASNHVFYSWGKQQPVAGTASTIAQSLPKKAWRRLPSGEGTKGPRWHDWAYLELADLDAGEYNDDLAGEWTRGLLIRRNIADNSLAFFSTWCPKGTSMQKLVSVEGHRWAIEDSFETAKNELGLDHNETRSWHGWHRHVSLVMLAFATMAVIRHRANTGALLKKTRPRPRPKHRS; this is encoded by the coding sequence ATGATTCGGGATCTGATGATTGGTGGCGCGTCGGTTGAGGATACGCTGACGCTGTGGGCTTCGTCGTTGCGAGATGCCAAGCAACGCATCCGTCCGCTGTTTACGCAAGAGCGGGTCGCGGCCTCGGCGGGGCAATTTCTCGACGGACTGTTGGGCAACGAGCCGCGCAAGACGGGTTGGATGCGGGCGGAAGCGGCTGGCGATCCAGGCCCGTGGCGCCAGCAGGCGATTCTGGGTCGGGGGCAGTGGGATGCCGACGCGCTGCGCGATATTGTACGTGAGTACGCGCTGGAAACGCTGGGTGACGAGGACGCGGTTCTGGTCATCGATGAGACCGGCTTTTTGAAACAGGGCAAGGCCTCGTGTGGGGTCGCGCGCCAGTACACTGGCTCGGCGGGCAAGATCACCAATTGCCAGATCGGAGTGTTTGCCTCCTATGTGTCGCGGCATGGCCATGCCTTCATCGATCGGGCGCTCTACCTGCCAAAGGAATGGACGGACGAACCCGCTCGCCTGAAGGCCGCACATGTCCCGAGCGATGTGAGCTTTGCGACGAAGCCCCGGATCGCGCATCAAATGATCGCTCGCGCGATCGCCGCAAAGGTGCCGTTCTCGTTCGTAGCAGCGGACAGCGTGTATGGCACGGGAGCGATCGAAACCCTGCTGCGCAAGGCGGGCAAAGGCTATGTTCTGGGGGTTGCTTCCAATCACGTGTTCTATTCCTGGGGCAAGCAGCAGCCTGTCGCCGGCACTGCCTCTACGATCGCGCAGAGCCTTCCCAAGAAGGCCTGGCGCCGCCTGCCGTCCGGCGAAGGAACCAAAGGTCCGCGCTGGCACGACTGGGCCTATCTTGAGCTGGCCGATCTCGACGCCGGCGAATACAACGACGACCTTGCCGGGGAATGGACCCGAGGTCTTCTGATCCGCCGCAATATTGCCGACAACAGCTTAGCCTTCTTCTCCACATGGTGCCCCAAGGGCACGTCCATGCAGAAGCTGGTATCCGTGGAAGGCCATCGCTGGGCCATCGAAGACAGCTTCGAAACCGCCAAGAACGAGCTCGGTCTTGATCACAACGAAACCCGCTCCTGGCATGGCTGGCATCGCCATGTCTCACTGGTCATGCTTGCCTTCGCCACGATGGCCGTCATCCGTCATCGGGCCAACACCGGAGCATTGCTTAAAAAAACGCGACCGCGGCCCCGACCGAAGCATCGTTCTTGA
- a CDS encoding IS5 family transposase (programmed frameshift): MGVMDRLVLSDAAWERMAPLIIGRPDQKGSTGRDNRMFVEGVLWIVRTGSPWRDLPEVFGDWNSVFRRFSRWSTKGVWWRIFEAMSDDPDFEYLIVDSTIVRAHQHAAGAKKGGEDQALGRSRGGLSTKIHMAVRGLGCPVRFTLTAGQKGDAPQAAALIEGLPAEVVIADTAYDADHLRQDIAAKKALAVIPNNPSRALKYPLDKHLYAQRHLVECCFSKLKQFRRVATRFEKTARNYRAVVTLAAIVLWMR; this comes from the exons TTGGGTGTGATGGATCGTTTGGTGTTGAGCGACGCGGCCTGGGAGCGCATGGCGCCGCTGATCATCGGCCGGCCCGACCAGAAGGGCTCGACCGGGCGAGACAACCGGATGTTCGTGGAAGGTGTGCTTTGGATCGTGCGGACCGGCTCTCCCTGGCGTGATCTTCCGGAGGTGTTCGGGGACTGGAACAGCGTGTTCCGGCGCTTCAGCCGATGGAGCACCAAGGGTGTTTGGTGGCGGATCTTCGAGGCGATGTCCGACGACCCAGACTTCGAATATCTAATCGTCGATTCCACCATCGTCCGGGCGCATCAGCACGCCGCTGGGGCGAAAAAAGGGGGC GAAGATCAGGCGCTTGGCCGCTCGCGCGGCGGCCTGAGCACGAAGATCCATATGGCCGTTCGCGGTCTTGGATGTCCTGTCCGGTTCACGCTCACCGCAGGCCAGAAGGGCGATGCACCGCAAGCCGCCGCATTGATCGAGGGACTGCCCGCCGAGGTCGTCATCGCCGACACAGCCTATGACGCCGACCATTTGCGCCAAGACATCGCCGCCAAAAAGGCGCTCGCCGTGATCCCCAACAACCCGTCACGCGCGCTCAAATATCCGCTCGACAAGCATCTCTATGCCCAGCGCCATCTCGTGGAATGCTGCTTCTCCAAACTCAAGCAGTTCCGTCGCGTCGCTACCCGCTTCGAAAAAACCGCCCGAAATTACCGCGCCGTCGTCACTCTCGCCGCCATCGTCCTATGGATGCGATAA
- a CDS encoding IS701 family transposase, with amino-acid sequence MILDQMNGGASVEDVLSLWAASLREAKQRIRPLFTQERVAASAAQFLDALLGNEPRKTGWMRAEAAGDSGPWRQQALLGRGRWDADDLRDIVRDHVIEHLGDNNAVLVIDETGFLKQGKASCGVGRQYTGSAGKITNCQIGVFASYVSVKGHAFIDRALYLPKAWTSDPTRLKATHVPETVAFATKPQLAVSMVKRAIAADVPFAWVAADSVYGVGDLEAALRRAGKGYVLGVHANHWFSSWHPDYLVAGEAKEIAEALPAQKWKRLSAGHGTKGERLYDWAYCPLADLDAAEYDMQLPGIWTRGLLIRRGLADGELSYFTTWCPEGTSIESLVRVEGTRWRVKEDFETTKGELGLDHNESRSWHGWHRHVSLVMLAYAVMTTVRSQVNAMMPKKTKSTHRQDSSAGRSRKSDASS; translated from the coding sequence ATGATTCTGGATCAGATGAATGGTGGTGCTTCGGTTGAGGATGTGCTGTCGCTGTGGGCGGCGTCATTGCGGGAGGCCAAGCAGCGTATCCGACCTTTGTTCACGCAGGAGCGTGTAGCCGCTTCGGCGGCCCAGTTTCTCGACGCGTTGCTCGGCAACGAGCCGCGCAAGACAGGCTGGATGCGGGCCGAGGCAGCTGGCGACAGCGGACCGTGGCGACAGCAGGCCTTACTGGGTCGTGGGCGCTGGGATGCCGACGACTTGCGCGACATCGTTCGTGATCATGTCATCGAACATCTGGGCGACAACAACGCAGTCCTGGTGATCGACGAGACCGGCTTTCTCAAGCAGGGCAAGGCCTCGTGCGGCGTGGGGCGGCAATACACGGGTTCTGCCGGCAAGATCACCAACTGCCAGATCGGCGTGTTCGCCTCCTACGTATCCGTCAAGGGTCACGCCTTCATTGATCGTGCGCTCTATCTGCCGAAAGCCTGGACATCCGATCCCACCCGATTGAAAGCGACCCATGTGCCGGAGACGGTGGCATTTGCCACCAAGCCGCAGTTGGCCGTCAGCATGGTCAAGAGGGCGATCGCGGCCGACGTCCCCTTCGCTTGGGTGGCTGCCGACAGTGTGTATGGCGTCGGCGACCTCGAAGCGGCTCTGCGGCGTGCCGGCAAAGGCTACGTGCTGGGCGTCCACGCCAACCACTGGTTCAGCTCATGGCACCCGGATTACCTCGTGGCTGGTGAAGCAAAGGAGATTGCCGAGGCGCTCCCCGCCCAAAAGTGGAAGCGCCTGTCGGCAGGTCATGGAACCAAGGGCGAACGTCTCTACGATTGGGCCTATTGCCCGCTGGCCGATCTCGACGCTGCCGAATACGACATGCAGCTGCCAGGCATCTGGACCCGCGGGCTGCTGATCCGACGCGGCCTTGCCGACGGTGAACTCTCCTACTTCACCACATGGTGTCCCGAGGGCACCTCGATCGAGAGCCTCGTTCGTGTTGAAGGAACGCGATGGCGTGTCAAAGAAGATTTTGAGACGACAAAGGGCGAGCTCGGTCTCGACCACAATGAAAGTCGCTCTTGGCACGGCTGGCACCGGCATGTCTCCCTGGTCATGCTGGCTTACGCCGTCATGACCACCGTCCGATCTCAGGTGAACGCGATGATGCCGAAAAAAACGAAATCGACGCACCGGCAAGACTCATCCGCTGGTCGGTCCAGGAAATCCGACGCCTCATCTTAA
- a CDS encoding TetR/AcrR family transcriptional regulator encodes MAMGRPRAFDADAALDRAMEVFWRHGYEGATIAQLTEAMCINPPSLYAAFGSKEGLLKAALDRYTEKRNAWMEKVLSAPTARDVAERMLMETADTQTDPANPPGCLLVQGGLACGTGSENVPFELAARRAQTEDQLRERFVRAKAEHDLGEAADPAALARYLSAVTAGMGVMASSGADREALRQVAAVSLKAFEGQASGRLALQLHLSDGSESMGNHDSGSDEWWCFG; translated from the coding sequence ATGGCTATGGGACGTCCCCGCGCTTTCGACGCCGACGCGGCATTGGATCGGGCAATGGAGGTATTCTGGCGACACGGCTATGAGGGGGCGACCATCGCACAGCTCACCGAAGCCATGTGCATCAATCCGCCGAGCCTCTACGCCGCCTTCGGCAGCAAGGAGGGGCTCCTGAAAGCGGCCCTCGATCGATACACCGAAAAGCGCAACGCCTGGATGGAGAAGGTTCTCAGCGCGCCCACCGCCCGCGACGTGGCAGAGCGGATGCTGATGGAGACCGCCGACACCCAGACCGATCCGGCCAACCCGCCCGGCTGCCTGCTGGTCCAGGGCGGCCTCGCCTGCGGCACCGGCTCGGAAAACGTCCCGTTCGAACTGGCCGCACGGCGCGCGCAGACCGAGGACCAGTTGCGCGAGCGCTTCGTGCGCGCGAAGGCCGAGCATGATCTCGGCGAGGCCGCCGATCCCGCCGCGCTTGCGCGCTATCTCTCCGCCGTCACCGCGGGCATGGGCGTGATGGCCTCCTCCGGCGCCGACCGCGAGGCATTGCGTCAGGTCGCGGCGGTGTCGTTGAAGGCATTCGAAGGGCAAGCAAGCGGCCGCCTAGCACTACAGTTGCATTTATCTGACGGTTCTGAATCTATGGGCAACCATGATTCTGGATCAGATGAATGGTGGTGCTTCGGTTGA
- a CDS encoding efflux RND transporter periplasmic adaptor subunit: protein MPSSTQNPRSGRFRRTVGGIVILGAVAVAGSIATGRYFYAAQATTAATPPEQAVAVTIAVVDPRRTTLFDDFSGRLEAVDRVQVRPRVAGAILATNFTEGALVKAGDVLFKIDPAPYAAEVDKAQAQLEAAKARAVFTASEVERGAQLVGNNIVTKRDFDQRDNANREAIANVKAAEATLQTAKLNLDYTEVRAPVDGRVGRIEVTVGNLVAAGTASPVLTTLVSVNPIYASFDADEEVVLRALNSIADASGKRGDLGRIPVDMTTSGGLSAQGRIQLIDNQVNGQSGTIRVRAVFRNDDGRLIPGQFARVRMGQPQQQTLVLIDERAVGTDQDKKFVMVVGDDNRAVYRSITLGGSVDGLRVVTAGLKSGDRIVVNGLQRVRPGALLKTEVAEMGARDMQQASAENNQHTAQR from the coding sequence ATGCCCTCGTCAACTCAAAATCCCCGTTCCGGCCGTTTCCGACGCACCGTCGGCGGTATCGTGATCCTCGGTGCCGTCGCAGTGGCTGGTTCAATCGCCACCGGCCGCTATTTCTATGCCGCGCAGGCGACCACCGCCGCGACCCCTCCCGAGCAGGCGGTCGCCGTGACGATCGCGGTCGTCGATCCGCGGCGGACCACGCTGTTCGATGATTTCTCGGGCCGGCTCGAGGCCGTCGACCGCGTCCAGGTTCGGCCGCGGGTCGCCGGTGCGATCCTCGCGACCAATTTCACCGAGGGCGCCCTGGTGAAGGCCGGCGACGTTCTCTTCAAGATCGATCCGGCGCCCTATGCCGCGGAGGTCGACAAGGCCCAGGCGCAGCTCGAAGCCGCGAAGGCCCGCGCGGTCTTCACTGCCAGCGAGGTCGAGCGCGGCGCACAGCTGGTCGGCAACAACATCGTGACCAAGCGTGATTTCGATCAGCGCGACAACGCCAACCGCGAGGCGATCGCCAATGTGAAGGCGGCCGAAGCCACGCTGCAGACGGCGAAGCTCAACCTCGACTACACCGAGGTGCGTGCGCCGGTCGATGGCCGGGTCGGCCGGATCGAGGTCACCGTCGGCAATCTCGTCGCCGCCGGCACCGCGTCGCCGGTGCTGACCACGCTGGTCTCGGTCAATCCGATCTACGCCAGCTTCGATGCGGACGAAGAGGTGGTGCTGCGCGCGCTGAATTCGATCGCCGACGCCTCCGGTAAGCGCGGCGATCTCGGCCGGATCCCGGTCGACATGACGACCTCCGGCGGCCTCAGCGCCCAGGGGCGCATCCAGCTCATCGACAACCAGGTCAACGGCCAGAGCGGCACCATCCGCGTCCGCGCCGTGTTCCGCAACGATGACGGCCGGCTGATCCCCGGGCAGTTCGCGCGCGTGCGCATGGGGCAGCCGCAGCAGCAGACGCTGGTCCTGATCGACGAGCGCGCGGTCGGCACCGACCAGGACAAGAAGTTCGTCATGGTCGTCGGCGACGACAACCGCGCGGTCTACCGCTCGATCACGCTCGGCGGCTCGGTCGACGGGCTGCGCGTCGTGACGGCGGGCCTGAAATCGGGCGACCGCATCGTGGTCAACGGCCTGCAACGCGTGCGCCCCGGCGCACTCCTGAAGACCGAAGTCGCCGAGATGGGCGCGCGGGACATGCAGCAGGCATCTGCCGAGAACAACCAGCACACGGCGCAGCGCTAA